The DNA region ACAATTTgtttaattacggctatgataGAATCTAGATTATAATGTTAAGGGATTTTTCCAaggttccaaagggaaggcttcggtgtcctttcatctccgacacatatatagcaaaaggacattaccaaaaaagttaaccttgtagCTCTAGCTAAGGGCTACAAGGAACATAAATAGGAATCTATTTATTAGTTCTTTCGTTCTTAGACCTTGTAACTTGAAACATAATTTGTactcaagggcacaataatatggacctctccttatttagaatatttttatttcactaaattttattttctgtgtAATAGCGGTCTCTAGGTcgcggatatacataaatagagATGtaaagtttttcttgaagtaattacttcaaaaattacaaatattcattcttgtaaaaaataattatagattTCATATTGGTCAATAAATTCTATACAGGGCGATCTCTCTTTCTAATCCACAATCAGTTTCTCATTGAATAACGCATGTCATGAGTTacaaattttactattatagATGTTATCCCTAATGCCAATTCTTCCTTATTATAGTATAAGAGATCTCTAAGAgaccaaatattttttaaattaaggtACTTAACTATTGATAGTGCTAGCTTTTCTCTTTGTTCTGGAGTAGTTTCGTACAAAATGATATATGGAACAGATTTGATTTCATGATATCCGAAAAATGCTGATAGAGCACTAACAACTGTACcaactataaataaaaatttattgttatattgaataatttttatatacaacccaaacaaataaataattaaaaagtaaattataattaaataactaCCCACTGCAAGTCCGATTGGTCCACCAATTAATCCACCAAGAAATGCTGATCCACCGATTATTACTGCATATTTTCCACAAGAACTTACGGTAACCTTCATACTTTGTACAGCTGGATACTGTAAAACTTCTTTTAATAATTCATCT from Bombus terrestris chromosome 14, iyBomTerr1.2, whole genome shotgun sequence includes:
- the LOC100643952 gene encoding protein C19orf12 isoform X2 — translated: MKVTVSSCGKYAVIIGGSAFLGGLIGGPIGLAVVGTVVSALSAFFGYHEIKSVPYIILYETTPEQREKLALSIVKYLNLKNIWSLRDLLYYNKEELALGITSIIVKFVTHDMRYSMRN
- the LOC100643952 gene encoding protein C19orf12 homolog isoform X3, producing the protein MDFPTDELLKEVLQYPAVQSMKVTVSSCGKYAVIIGGSAFLGGLIGGPIGLALVQLLVLYQHFSDIMKSNLFHISFCTKLLQNKEKS
- the LOC100643952 gene encoding protein C19orf12 isoform X1, whose amino-acid sequence is MDFPTDELLKEVLQYPAVQSMKVTVSSCGKYAVIIGGSAFLGGLIGGPIGLAVVGTVVSALSAFFGYHEIKSVPYIILYETTPEQREKLALSIVKYLNLKNIWSLRDLLYYNKEELALGITSIIVKFVTHDMRYSMRN